A genomic window from Leptolyngbya sp. BL0902 includes:
- a CDS encoding MerR family transcriptional regulator — protein MGRYAASLHIDRWVAQKVTTQIVIDNSCCLDYIRAMHQLQRFADQATQWALDDFVEVANQLLPQFLPDGGAESRIQETVNARLVRHYSTSGLLDKPLKQGREARYTYRHLLQLLVLRRLLTEGYGSGAIGQLISNKTNHDLEVLLQGGTQLTVEAANPALAFLAKVQARSAEPISLGSGPRVAGVARSAPPPVSPAAPTASRWVRHPLLEGLELHIREDFRYPTTPQERDALLQLIAQVLASSSGSSLSSASPSGSSPSSSWSPHSSSNPS, from the coding sequence TTGGGACGCTACGCAGCCTCCCTCCACATCGACCGATGGGTGGCCCAAAAAGTGACAACTCAAATTGTTATTGACAACTCATGCTGTCTAGATTACATTAGAGCCATGCACCAACTTCAGCGATTTGCTGACCAAGCTACCCAGTGGGCCTTGGATGATTTTGTAGAAGTGGCCAATCAGCTTCTACCCCAGTTCTTGCCCGACGGTGGTGCGGAGAGTCGGATACAAGAGACCGTCAATGCCCGATTAGTGCGCCATTACAGCACCAGCGGCCTGCTAGATAAACCCCTAAAACAAGGCCGGGAAGCGCGATATACCTATCGTCATTTGTTGCAGTTGTTAGTGTTGCGGCGGCTGCTGACCGAGGGCTACGGTTCCGGTGCCATTGGGCAACTGATTTCCAACAAAACCAACCACGACCTGGAGGTGCTGCTGCAAGGCGGCACTCAGTTAACCGTGGAAGCGGCCAATCCGGCCCTGGCGTTTTTGGCGAAGGTGCAAGCCCGGTCTGCCGAACCCATCTCCCTGGGGTCTGGGCCAAGGGTTGCGGGTGTGGCTCGATCTGCGCCGCCGCCCGTGTCTCCTGCGGCCCCAACCGCCTCTCGCTGGGTGCGTCATCCATTGCTGGAGGGCTTGGAACTCCATATTCGGGAAGACTTTCGCTATCCCACCACGCCCCAGGAGCGGGATGCCCTGCTGCAACTGATTGCCCAGGTTTTAGCCTCGTCGTCGGGTTCGTCGCTGTCTAGTGCGTCACCGTCGGGTTCGTCACCATCTAGTTCGTGGTCGCCTCATTCTTCTTCTAACCCATCCTGA
- a CDS encoding vWA domain-containing protein, with amino-acid sequence MTTAAPQPTITVIPMHGAVAAQRSTTLDVLIRITPPEVEITTDRPPLNLGLAIDCSGSMSGAKLDYAKQAACFAVENLLPSDRVSVVMFDSDVSVLVPSTLATDKGAILAKIRQIQAGSCTALHQGWVQGGLQVSSYLHNDHLNRVLVLSDGLANVGETNPDTIANDVHGLSQRGVSTTTLGVGNDYSEDLMEAMARSGDGNFYHIESPRQLPDIFQTELNGLSATVGHRVSLGLKSKHGAVVKDVLNDFDLTNTKRYKLPNLVLGSPINIVMRLQIPALDATTELCDIRLAWDDPNQPKRQVLRTAFSIPVVKAEQMGDFPPVADVQEQVALLMAARAREEAIQYSDQGDYAQAMGSLRNAKAFMAACPPSEMLAEESFALDDLEARFSQGDIASARKLSKAQRYNLQRSRPSQPKPNP; translated from the coding sequence ATGACTACCGCTGCTCCTCAACCCACCATTACCGTTATTCCCATGCATGGGGCCGTTGCCGCCCAGCGCTCAACCACCTTGGATGTGCTGATTCGCATCACGCCGCCGGAGGTTGAAATCACTACGGATCGGCCCCCCTTGAACCTGGGGCTGGCCATCGACTGCTCTGGCTCCATGAGCGGGGCTAAGCTGGACTATGCCAAGCAAGCGGCCTGCTTTGCGGTGGAAAATCTGCTGCCCAGCGACCGGGTGAGCGTGGTGATGTTTGACAGCGATGTGAGTGTCCTCGTCCCCAGTACCTTGGCCACGGATAAGGGCGCAATTCTGGCCAAAATTCGCCAAATTCAAGCCGGAAGCTGCACGGCCCTCCACCAGGGCTGGGTGCAGGGTGGCCTTCAGGTAAGCAGCTACCTCCACAACGACCACCTCAACCGGGTGCTGGTGCTGTCCGATGGCTTGGCCAACGTGGGCGAAACCAACCCCGACACCATCGCCAACGATGTCCACGGCCTCTCTCAACGGGGCGTGAGCACCACCACCCTCGGCGTCGGCAATGACTACAGCGAAGACCTGATGGAAGCTATGGCCCGCAGCGGCGACGGCAACTTCTACCACATCGAATCGCCACGGCAACTGCCCGACATTTTTCAGACCGAACTAAATGGGCTCTCGGCCACGGTGGGCCATCGGGTCAGTCTGGGCCTAAAATCCAAGCATGGCGCGGTGGTGAAGGACGTGCTGAACGATTTTGACCTTACCAATACGAAGCGCTACAAGCTGCCCAACCTGGTGCTGGGTAGCCCGATCAACATCGTCATGCGGCTCCAAATTCCGGCCCTGGATGCCACCACGGAACTGTGCGACATCCGCCTCGCCTGGGACGACCCCAACCAGCCCAAACGCCAGGTGTTGCGTACCGCCTTCTCGATACCCGTGGTGAAGGCCGAACAAATGGGCGACTTCCCCCCCGTGGCCGACGTGCAGGAACAGGTGGCCCTGCTGATGGCGGCACGGGCTAGGGAAGAGGCGATTCAGTACAGCGATCAGGGCGACTACGCTCAGGCCATGGGTTCCCTACGCAATGCCAAAGCCTTTATGGCGGCTTGCCCTCCCTCGGAAATGCTGGCGGAGGAAAGCTTTGCCCTAGACGATCTCGAAGCTCGGTTTAGTCAGGGAGACATTGCCAGCGCCCGCAAGTTGTCCAAAGCCCAGCGCTACAACCTACAACGCAGCCGCCCCAGCCAACCCAAACCCAATCCGTAG
- a CDS encoding TIGR00300 family protein, with protein sequence MTSDLRFLMCSPQFYEVDYVINPWMEGNVHKSSLERAQEQWQGLYQKISERANVDLVKPQPGWPDLVFTANAGLILGDQVVLSRFLHPERQGEEPFFKEWFESQGHTVHVLPPDLPFEGAGDALLDREGRWLWAGYGFRTELDSHALVAEWLGIEVLSLHLMDERFYHLDTCFCPLTGGYLLYYPPAFDSYSNRLIEMRVPAEKRIAIDEPDAINFACNAVNIGQTVIMNQASDDLKAQLAAAGFEVVETPLTEFLKAGGAAKCLTLRVNEPVHPEPTGESGIISRTVTMTGHLLDSGLVNRALDLVVEGGGSFQVLKFDLGTQRQSTSTADIRVSAPSQEVMDEIMAQLIDLGAVAPPEEEIDARLVAITQAGVAPDDFYSSTIYPTEVRICGQWVRVENQRMDGVIVVHCVPQPSAVCKLLRDLEVGDQVIVGYDGIRSVRNTADRSRTAHQQEEFSFMGSGVSSERRVELIVEQVAWELRRLRDQGGKAVVVAGPVVIHTGGGEHLSRLIREGYIQGLLGGNAIAVHDIEQAMLGTSLGVDMKQGTSVRGGHRHHLRAINSIRRCGSIANAVEQGVLTKGVFYECVKHGVPFSLAGSIRDDGPLPDTKMDLIEAQSDYARLIEGCDMILMFSTMLHSIGVGNMTPAGVKMVCVDINPAVVTKLADRGSLESTGVVTDVGLFLSLLVKQLDRLTQPHVMA encoded by the coding sequence ATGACTTCCGATCTGCGCTTTCTCATGTGTTCGCCTCAGTTTTACGAAGTGGACTATGTCATTAACCCCTGGATGGAGGGCAACGTCCACAAGTCCTCCCTAGAACGCGCCCAGGAGCAGTGGCAGGGGCTATATCAAAAAATTTCCGAGCGGGCCAATGTTGACCTGGTTAAACCCCAACCCGGTTGGCCGGATCTGGTGTTTACTGCCAATGCGGGGTTAATTTTGGGCGATCAGGTGGTACTGAGCCGATTCCTTCACCCCGAACGCCAGGGCGAAGAGCCATTCTTTAAAGAGTGGTTCGAGTCCCAGGGCCACACCGTCCATGTGCTGCCCCCCGACCTGCCCTTTGAGGGTGCTGGCGATGCTCTATTGGATCGAGAAGGGCGCTGGTTGTGGGCGGGCTACGGCTTCCGCACCGAGCTCGATTCCCATGCCCTGGTGGCGGAATGGCTGGGGATTGAAGTCCTGTCCCTGCACCTAATGGACGAGCGGTTTTATCACCTAGATACCTGCTTCTGTCCCCTCACGGGCGGCTATTTGCTGTACTATCCTCCGGCGTTTGACTCTTACTCCAACCGTTTGATCGAAATGCGGGTGCCCGCCGAAAAGCGCATCGCCATCGACGAACCCGACGCCATCAACTTCGCCTGCAACGCCGTCAACATTGGCCAGACGGTGATCATGAACCAGGCCAGCGACGACCTGAAGGCCCAACTGGCGGCGGCGGGCTTTGAGGTGGTGGAAACGCCCCTCACCGAATTCCTGAAGGCAGGCGGCGCGGCCAAATGCCTCACCCTGCGCGTCAACGAACCCGTCCACCCCGAACCCACGGGGGAAAGCGGCATCATCTCTCGCACCGTCACCATGACCGGGCACCTGCTGGATTCTGGCCTGGTGAACCGGGCGCTGGATCTAGTCGTGGAAGGGGGCGGCAGCTTCCAGGTGCTGAAGTTTGACCTGGGCACCCAGCGCCAAAGCACCTCCACCGCCGACATCCGTGTCTCGGCTCCCAGCCAGGAGGTGATGGATGAAATCATGGCCCAGCTCATCGACCTCGGTGCCGTGGCCCCGCCAGAGGAGGAAATCGACGCCCGCTTGGTGGCCATTACCCAGGCCGGAGTCGCCCCGGACGATTTCTATAGCTCCACGATTTATCCCACCGAAGTTCGCATCTGCGGCCAGTGGGTGCGGGTGGAAAACCAGCGCATGGATGGGGTGATTGTGGTTCACTGCGTACCCCAGCCCAGTGCTGTGTGCAAACTGCTGCGCGATTTGGAAGTGGGCGATCAGGTGATCGTCGGCTACGACGGCATTCGCAGTGTCCGCAACACCGCCGACCGCAGCCGCACCGCCCACCAGCAGGAGGAATTCAGCTTCATGGGTTCCGGCGTGTCTAGCGAACGGCGGGTGGAGCTCATCGTCGAGCAAGTGGCCTGGGAACTGCGCCGCCTGCGGGATCAGGGCGGTAAGGCCGTCGTCGTGGCTGGCCCCGTCGTCATCCACACCGGGGGCGGCGAACACCTGTCTCGCCTCATCCGCGAGGGCTACATCCAGGGTCTCCTCGGCGGCAATGCCATCGCCGTCCACGATATCGAACAGGCCATGCTGGGCACCTCCCTCGGCGTGGATATGAAGCAGGGCACCTCCGTCCGGGGCGGGCACCGTCACCACCTGCGGGCCATCAACAGCATCCGCCGCTGCGGCAGTATCGCCAACGCCGTGGAGCAGGGCGTCCTCACCAAGGGCGTGTTCTACGAATGCGTCAAACATGGCGTGCCCTTCTCCCTGGCGGGTTCCATCCGCGACGACGGCCCTCTGCCCGACACTAAAATGGATCTGATCGAAGCCCAATCCGACTACGCCCGCCTGATCGAAGGCTGCGACATGATCTTGATGTTCTCCACCATGCTCCACTCCATCGGCGTGGGCAACATGACCCCCGCTGGCGTCAAAATGGTCTGCGTAGACATCAACCCTGCTGTCGTCACCAAGCTGGCCGACCGGGGTTCCCTGGAATCCACCGGGGTCGTTACCGATGTCGGCCTGTTCCTTAGCCTGCTGGTGAAGCAACTGGATCGGCTGACCCAGCCCCATGTGATGGCGTAA
- a CDS encoding SpoIID/LytB domain-containing protein — MTLFKISLGLSLWWLVALPVQAAVEMRVAVAEGRDQLAVGSSTPALVKTIGGQSVGQIPQGRAVTVTTEGGALKLADWRDQAFWVEPTGNGYIYIDNAWYRGRVLVVPNGSSVTAVNWVDLEEYLYSVLGAEMPASWPQEALKAQAVAARSFALNRRDRSLSSPFDVGNTTTHQVYRGLASEAPSTIAAVNATRGQVITHNGRVIEAVFHSSSGGHTENVEDVWQQPRPYLRSVPDFDQEAPVFRWSETFTASQFQQRVTGIGRLQSVAIERQTPQGRVSSIRLQGTQGSRTLTGTELRQALGLRSALFSVAIQGDTIRFDGRGFGHGIGMSQWGARGLALQGYSYAQILAHYYQGTALSLIQIAQN; from the coding sequence TTGACCCTGTTTAAAATCAGCCTGGGGCTGTCCCTGTGGTGGCTGGTGGCGCTGCCCGTGCAGGCGGCGGTGGAAATGCGGGTGGCCGTGGCCGAAGGGCGGGATCAGTTGGCGGTGGGCAGCTCTACCCCGGCCCTCGTCAAAACCATAGGCGGGCAAAGCGTGGGCCAAATTCCCCAGGGCCGCGCCGTCACCGTGACCACCGAGGGCGGTGCTCTAAAACTGGCGGACTGGCGCGATCAAGCCTTTTGGGTAGAGCCCACCGGAAATGGCTACATCTATATCGATAACGCCTGGTATCGGGGGCGGGTGCTGGTGGTGCCCAATGGCAGCAGCGTCACCGCCGTGAACTGGGTGGATTTGGAAGAATACCTCTACAGCGTGCTAGGGGCCGAAATGCCCGCCAGTTGGCCCCAAGAAGCCCTCAAGGCCCAGGCGGTGGCGGCGCGTTCCTTTGCCCTCAACCGTCGAGATCGCAGCCTATCGTCGCCCTTTGATGTGGGTAACACCACCACCCACCAAGTCTACCGAGGGCTGGCCAGCGAAGCCCCCTCCACCATCGCCGCTGTGAACGCCACCCGTGGCCAGGTGATCACCCACAACGGGCGAGTGATTGAAGCGGTGTTCCATTCCTCCTCTGGGGGCCACACCGAAAATGTGGAAGACGTATGGCAACAGCCGCGCCCCTACCTCCGCAGCGTGCCCGACTTTGACCAAGAAGCCCCGGTGTTTCGCTGGTCAGAAACCTTCACCGCCAGCCAGTTTCAGCAGCGGGTAACGGGCATCGGTCGGCTTCAGTCGGTAGCCATCGAGCGGCAAACGCCCCAGGGGCGGGTGTCCTCCATTCGCCTCCAGGGCACCCAGGGTAGCCGCACCCTCACCGGAACCGAACTGCGCCAAGCCCTCGGTCTCCGCAGCGCCCTGTTTTCCGTTGCCATCCAGGGCGATACTATCCGCTTTGATGGACGCGGCTTTGGCCACGGCATCGGCATGAGCCAGTGGGGCGCACGGGGGCTGGCCCTCCAGGGCTATAGCTATGCCCAAATTTTGGCCCACTATTACCAAGGTACGGCCCTCTCCCTGATCCAAATTGCTCAGAACTAG
- a CDS encoding DUF1825 family protein, whose protein sequence is MGFFDSEIIQQEAMQLFQDYQNLTQLGSNYGKFDREGKKMFIEQMESMMERYHIFMKRFELSEDFTAKMTVEQLKTQLGQFGMTPDAMFQQMQQTLERMKAEIES, encoded by the coding sequence ATGGGATTTTTTGATTCTGAAATTATTCAACAGGAAGCCATGCAACTGTTTCAGGACTATCAAAACCTGACGCAGTTGGGCAGCAATTACGGCAAGTTTGACCGCGAAGGCAAAAAGATGTTCATCGAACAAATGGAGTCGATGATGGAGCGCTACCACATCTTTATGAAGCGGTTTGAACTGTCGGAGGATTTCACCGCCAAAATGACCGTCGAGCAGCTTAAAACCCAGCTCGGCCAGTTTGGCATGACCCCCGATGCCATGTTCCAGCAAATGCAGCAAACCCTAGAACGCATGAAGGCCGAAATCGAGTCCTAG
- a CDS encoding DEAD/DEAH box helicase, which produces MTFDSLGLSAGLLRAVTDQGYTEPTPIQQQAIPAVLQGQDLLASAQTGTGKTASFTLPLLQRLTSAPGNGRRTPRALILTPTRELAAQVGDSVKTYGKYLPLRTAIVYGGVKIGPQFKQLRQGVDILIATPGRLLDHVNQRTVDLSHVEILVLDECDRMLDMGFIHDIRKIMGLLPETRQTLMFSATFSRPIQQLASTLLNDPVQIEVAPRNTTAERVEQVVHPVDRHRKRELLSHMIGFHNWEQVLVFTRTKHGANRLAEQLAKDGLRTAAIHGNKTQAARAKALQDFKTGRVRVLVATDVASRGIDIDQLPYVVNFELPNVAEDYVHRIGRTGRAGNEGRAVSLISDDELHLLSKIERMLKQPIDRDVVPGYEPSFDIKAKPVEPVEQPRRRSGRRPSGAQSRRSAPSTAGARTHGQRQAAPKKRVQSA; this is translated from the coding sequence ATGACGTTTGACTCACTCGGCCTTTCGGCTGGTCTACTTCGTGCTGTCACGGATCAGGGTTACACCGAACCCACCCCGATTCAGCAACAGGCGATTCCCGCCGTGCTGCAAGGCCAAGACTTGCTGGCCAGCGCCCAAACAGGAACGGGCAAAACCGCAAGCTTCACCCTGCCGTTGCTGCAACGGCTGACCAGCGCCCCCGGCAACGGTCGTCGCACCCCTCGCGCCCTTATCCTCACCCCTACCCGCGAACTGGCGGCTCAGGTGGGCGACAGCGTGAAGACCTACGGCAAATACCTGCCCCTGCGTACCGCCATCGTCTACGGCGGCGTGAAAATTGGCCCCCAGTTCAAGCAACTGCGCCAGGGTGTAGATATTCTGATCGCCACCCCCGGACGGCTGCTGGATCACGTCAATCAGCGCACGGTAGACCTCAGCCATGTGGAAATTCTGGTGCTGGATGAGTGCGACCGAATGCTCGATATGGGCTTCATCCACGACATCCGCAAAATCATGGGGCTGCTGCCGGAAACGCGCCAAACCCTGATGTTTTCAGCCACCTTCTCCCGGCCTATTCAACAACTGGCCAGCACCCTGTTGAACGACCCCGTGCAAATTGAAGTGGCTCCCCGCAACACCACCGCCGAACGGGTGGAGCAGGTGGTTCACCCGGTGGATCGCCACCGCAAGCGGGAGTTGCTGTCCCACATGATCGGCTTCCACAACTGGGAGCAGGTCTTGGTGTTTACCCGCACCAAGCACGGGGCCAACCGTTTGGCGGAACAACTGGCCAAGGACGGCCTTCGTACCGCCGCCATCCACGGCAACAAAACCCAGGCGGCGCGGGCCAAGGCGCTGCAAGACTTCAAAACGGGTCGGGTGCGGGTGCTGGTGGCGACGGACGTGGCCTCTCGCGGCATCGACATCGACCAACTGCCCTACGTGGTGAACTTTGAACTGCCCAACGTGGCGGAAGACTACGTTCACCGCATTGGCCGCACCGGGCGGGCGGGCAACGAAGGGCGGGCCGTTTCGCTGATCAGCGACGATGAACTGCACCTGCTCAGCAAAATTGAGCGGATGCTGAAGCAGCCCATCGACCGGGACGTCGTTCCCGGCTATGAGCCTTCCTTTGACATCAAAGCCAAGCCCGTGGAACCCGTGGAGCAGCCCCGTCGCCGTTCGGGTCGTCGTCCTAGCGGTGCCCAGTCACGGCGGTCGGCCCCGTCCACCGCTGGAGCCAGAACCCATGGCCAACGCCAAGCCGCTCCCAAAAAGCGGGTGCAAAGCGCCTAA